The proteins below are encoded in one region of Mycobacterium shinjukuense:
- a CDS encoding serine/threonine protein kinase has product MSHRTNTLRTATVAAIMGSFAWLGTATATADPTGTSADIDTLAASLSKGYGLNNCTPQTITNGELAVLSCGHSPDSAGPVQGKYILFANADDLKGSFKASIKDETLTACGDSGQSPTTWRQGSSGATAGQVACGTYQGAAEIIWTTDAKNVLSYIRAANNDVDALYRWWRTNG; this is encoded by the coding sequence ATGTCTCACCGCACCAACACACTGCGAACCGCCACGGTTGCAGCGATCATGGGTAGCTTCGCCTGGCTGGGCACCGCCACCGCGACCGCGGACCCCACCGGCACATCGGCAGATATCGACACGCTGGCCGCGTCGCTATCGAAGGGCTACGGGCTCAACAACTGCACCCCCCAGACGATCACCAACGGTGAATTAGCCGTGCTTTCTTGCGGGCACAGCCCCGACTCGGCCGGACCCGTGCAAGGCAAGTACATCCTTTTCGCCAACGCCGACGATTTGAAAGGCTCCTTCAAAGCCAGCATCAAAGACGAGACCCTGACCGCTTGTGGGGACAGCGGCCAATCGCCGACCACATGGCGTCAGGGCAGTTCCGGCGCCACCGCCGGGCAGGTGGCCTGCGGGACCTATCAGGGTGCCGCCGAGATCATCTGGACCACCGACGCCAAGAACGTCCTGAGCTACATCCGCGCAGCCAACAACGACGTCGACGCCCTCTACCGGTGGTGGCGGACCAACGGCTGA
- the thiG gene encoding thiazole synthase (functions in thiamine (vitamin B1) biosynthesis; in Bacillus subtilis this enzyme catalyzes the formation of thiazole from dehydroxyglycine and 1-deoxy-D-xylulose-5-phosphate and ThiS-thiocarboxylate) has product MVESKLTIADRSFSSRLIMGTGGASNLRVLEEALIASGTELTTVAIRRVDADGGTGLLDLLNRLGITPLPNTAGCRSAAEAVLTAQLAREALNTDWVKLEVIADERTLLPDAVELVRAAEQLVDDGFVVLPYTNDDPALARRLEDAGCAAVMPLGSPIGTGLGISNPHNIEMIVARAGVPVVLDAGIGTASDAALAMELGCDAVLLASAVTRAADPPVMAAAMAAAVTAGYLARRAGRIPKRFWAQASSPATMRAGKRPAEELGN; this is encoded by the coding sequence GTGGTTGAGTCGAAGCTGACCATCGCCGACCGCAGCTTCAGCTCGCGGCTGATCATGGGCACCGGCGGAGCGAGCAACCTGAGGGTGCTGGAGGAGGCGTTGATCGCTTCGGGTACCGAGCTGACCACGGTGGCGATTCGCCGGGTCGACGCCGACGGCGGAACCGGACTACTGGATCTGCTCAACCGGCTGGGCATCACACCGCTGCCCAATACCGCCGGTTGCCGCAGCGCGGCCGAGGCAGTGCTGACCGCGCAACTGGCTCGGGAGGCGCTGAACACCGACTGGGTCAAGCTGGAGGTGATCGCCGACGAACGCACGCTGCTACCCGATGCGGTCGAATTGGTCAGGGCGGCAGAGCAATTGGTGGACGATGGGTTCGTCGTGCTGCCGTACACCAACGACGACCCGGCGCTGGCCCGCCGGCTGGAGGACGCCGGGTGCGCCGCGGTGATGCCGCTGGGCTCACCGATCGGCACGGGCCTGGGGATCAGCAACCCGCACAACATCGAGATGATCGTCGCTCGTGCCGGCGTGCCGGTGGTGTTGGACGCGGGCATCGGCACCGCCAGCGACGCTGCGCTGGCGATGGAGTTGGGCTGTGATGCCGTGCTGTTGGCCAGCGCGGTGACGAGGGCCGCCGACCCGCCGGTGATGGCGGCTGCGATGGCCGCCGCCGTCACCGCGGGGTATCTGGCGCGCCGGGCCGGGCGTATCCCCAAACGCTTTTGGGCGCAAGCCTCCAGCCCGGCGACGATGCGGGCCGGGAAGCGGCCCGCTGAGGAGCTGGGCAATTGA
- the thiS gene encoding sulfur carrier protein ThiS: MIVVVNEQRVQVDEQTTVAGLLASLGFPDRGIAVALDDSVLPRSGWATRLSEGARLEVVTAVQGG, encoded by the coding sequence ATGATCGTGGTGGTCAACGAGCAACGGGTCCAGGTCGACGAACAGACCACCGTGGCCGGGCTGCTGGCGTCGCTGGGTTTCCCGGACCGGGGCATTGCGGTGGCACTGGACGACTCGGTGCTGCCACGATCTGGCTGGGCGACAAGGCTTTCCGAAGGTGCCCGACTCGAGGTGGTGACGGCGGTGCAGGGTGGTTGA
- the thiO gene encoding glycine oxidase ThiO, translated as MPNTLAVIGGGVIGLSVARRAAQAGWSVRVHRSGERGASWVAAGMLTPHSEGWPGEERLLRLGVESLRLWREGGFTDGLGPRVITARESLVVAVDRADVADLRTVADWLSAQGHPVIWESAARDVEPLLAQGIRHGFRAPTELAVDNRAVLDALSRECERLGVRWAAPVTDLSDAHGDAVVIANGVDAPALWPGLPVRPVKGEVLRLRWRKGCLPLPQRVIRARVHGRQVYLVPRPDGVVVGATQYEHGRDIAPVVSGVRDLLDDACAVLPALGEYELAECAAGLRPMTPDNLPIVRRLDARTLVAAGHGRSGFLLAPWTAEQIVSELVPVGAHR; from the coding sequence ATGCCCAACACGCTGGCCGTCATCGGCGGCGGCGTCATCGGGTTGTCGGTGGCCCGCCGGGCGGCGCAAGCCGGCTGGTCGGTGCGGGTGCACCGCAGCGGCGAGCGGGGCGCGTCCTGGGTTGCCGCCGGCATGCTGACCCCGCACAGCGAGGGCTGGCCCGGTGAGGAACGGCTGTTGCGGCTGGGCGTGGAATCCCTGCGGCTGTGGCGCGAGGGCGGCTTTACCGACGGGCTGGGTCCGCGGGTGATCACCGCGCGCGAGTCGCTGGTGGTGGCCGTCGACCGGGCCGATGTCGCGGACCTGCGTACCGTCGCGGACTGGTTGTCCGCGCAGGGCCACCCGGTGATCTGGGAGTCGGCCGCTCGAGACGTCGAACCCCTGCTGGCACAAGGTATCCGGCACGGCTTCCGGGCGCCGACCGAACTGGCGGTGGACAACCGCGCCGTGTTGGACGCGCTCAGCCGGGAGTGCGAACGGCTTGGGGTCCGATGGGCGGCGCCGGTGACCGACCTGTCCGACGCGCACGGCGACGCGGTGGTGATCGCCAACGGCGTTGACGCCCCCGCCCTGTGGCCCGGCCTGCCGGTGCGCCCGGTGAAGGGCGAGGTGCTGCGGCTGCGCTGGCGCAAAGGGTGTCTGCCGTTGCCGCAGCGGGTAATTCGTGCCCGGGTGCACGGGCGACAGGTTTATCTGGTGCCCCGACCCGACGGTGTGGTAGTGGGTGCCACCCAGTACGAACACGGCCGCGACATCGCCCCGGTCGTCTCCGGGGTGCGCGACCTGCTCGACGACGCGTGCGCGGTGCTGCCTGCGTTGGGCGAGTACGAGCTGGCTGAGTGCGCCGCCGGGCTGCGCCCGATGACGCCCGACAACCTGCCCATCGTGCGGCGTCTGGACGCTCGGACCCTGGTGGCCGCCGGGCACGGCCGATCGGGTTTCCTGTTGGCGCCGTGGACCGCCGAACAGATTGTGTCCGAACTTGTTCCGGTCGGAGCGCACCGATGA
- the thiE gene encoding thiamine phosphate synthase, translating into MHGSVSRLAAARLYLCTDARRERGDLAEFADAALAGGVDIIQLRDKGSPGEQRFGPLEARDELAACEILADATRRHGALFAVNDRADIARAAGADVLHLGQRDLPWRVAREIVGPGVLIGQSTHDRAQVAAAVTGDCDYFCVGPCWPTPTKPGRPAPGLDLVATAAGLAGDKPWFAIGGIDAQRLPQVLQAGARRIVVVRAITAAGDPRAAAQRLRTALAAAC; encoded by the coding sequence GTGCACGGTTCTGTTTCCCGGCTGGCAGCGGCCAGGCTGTATCTGTGCACCGACGCCCGCCGGGAACGCGGTGATCTGGCCGAGTTCGCCGACGCCGCCCTGGCCGGCGGGGTCGACATCATCCAACTGCGGGACAAGGGCTCGCCCGGTGAGCAGCGCTTCGGCCCGCTGGAGGCCCGCGACGAGCTGGCCGCCTGCGAGATCCTCGCCGACGCGACGCGCCGGCACGGCGCGCTGTTCGCGGTCAACGACCGCGCCGACATCGCCCGCGCGGCCGGCGCCGACGTGCTGCACCTGGGTCAGCGTGACCTGCCGTGGCGGGTGGCACGCGAGATCGTCGGGCCGGGCGTGCTGATCGGCCAGTCCACCCACGACCGCGCCCAGGTGGCGGCGGCCGTGACGGGTGACTGCGACTACTTCTGCGTCGGACCCTGTTGGCCCACCCCGACCAAGCCGGGCCGCCCGGCGCCGGGGCTGGACTTGGTCGCCACGGCCGCCGGCCTCGCCGGCGACAAACCGTGGTTTGCCATCGGCGGTATCGACGCGCAGCGGCTGCCGCAGGTGCTGCAGGCCGGCGCCCGCCGAATCGTGGTGGTGCGCGCGATCACGGCGGCCGGCGACCCGCGGGCGGCCGCCCAGCGGCTCAGGACGGCGCTTGCAGCAGCGTGCTGA
- a CDS encoding NUDIX hydrolase, translated as MRGDGDGWVVSEGGVHYWGKYGAAGLLLRAPRQDGTPAVLLQHRAAWSHQGGTWGLPGGARDSHETPEQTAVREACEEAGLAAERFTVRASVVTAEVSGRGGRQWTYTTVVADAGELLDTVPNRESTELRWVAEVEVAELPLHPGFAASWRRLRTAPATVPLSHADERRRGLPRTVEIEAGVFVWCMPGDADQRPSRLSHRISTLLQAPS; from the coding sequence GTGCGGGGCGACGGCGACGGATGGGTGGTCTCCGAGGGCGGCGTGCACTATTGGGGCAAATACGGTGCCGCCGGACTGCTGCTTCGGGCCCCGCGGCAGGACGGCACGCCCGCGGTGTTACTGCAGCACCGGGCGGCCTGGAGCCATCAGGGCGGCACCTGGGGTTTGCCCGGGGGCGCCCGCGACAGCCACGAGACCCCAGAGCAGACGGCGGTGCGCGAAGCGTGCGAGGAGGCCGGTCTGGCCGCCGAGCGTTTTACGGTGCGCGCCTCGGTGGTCACCGCCGAGGTTTCCGGGCGCGGCGGTCGGCAGTGGACCTATACCACGGTGGTCGCCGACGCCGGTGAGTTGCTGGACACCGTGCCCAACCGGGAAAGCACCGAGCTGCGCTGGGTCGCCGAGGTCGAGGTCGCCGAGTTGCCGCTGCATCCGGGGTTCGCCGCCAGCTGGCGACGGCTGCGCACGGCGCCGGCGACGGTGCCGCTGAGCCACGCCGACGAACGGCGTCGGGGCCTGCCGCGGACCGTGGAGATCGAGGCGGGAGTGTTCGTCTGGTGCATGCCGGGCGACGCGGATCAGCGGCCGTCGCGGTTGAGCCACCGGATCAGCACGCTGCTGCAAGCGCCGTCCTGA
- the glnX gene encoding protein kinase G-activating protein GlnX has protein sequence MTVELAHPSTEPLGSGLPGEPAHPRWWFISTTPGRILTIGIVLASLGVASAFATSTTITHRQQVLTTVLRDTEPLSFAAGQLYTALSVADAAAATAFIAPTEPSAVRLRYEQAITAAAVAVTRASSGLTDESLVPLLGRINAELAVYTGLVEIARTNNRAGNPVGSSYLSEASGLMQSTILPDAQRLYQATSARVDTETTASTQIPAPVILVVATTVVFGAFAHRWLAQRTRRRINPGLVVGALAITVMVVWVGIALTISTTASRSAKDTAAESLKTITNLAITAQQARADETLSLIRRGDEEVRKQSFHQRIATMHQQLDAYMSRHDAVDKPDLQGAGQLLVRWQHANDRINSYMSVGNYRAATQVALGKGADDATPAFDQLDAALTKVMEQSRNRLRNDILNAHRGLAGAQVGGVVLSLGAAIAVALGLWPRLKEYR, from the coding sequence GTGACGGTTGAGCTGGCGCATCCGTCGACCGAGCCGCTGGGATCGGGTTTACCCGGCGAACCGGCCCATCCCCGCTGGTGGTTCATCTCGACGACGCCCGGCCGCATCCTGACCATCGGCATCGTGCTGGCCTCCCTGGGCGTTGCCAGCGCGTTCGCCACCTCGACCACCATCACCCACCGTCAACAGGTGTTGACCACCGTGCTCAGGGACACCGAGCCGCTGTCGTTCGCGGCCGGACAGCTCTACACCGCGCTGTCGGTGGCCGACGCCGCGGCGGCTACCGCATTCATCGCCCCGACCGAACCGAGCGCCGTGCGGCTGCGCTACGAGCAGGCCATCACCGCTGCCGCGGTGGCCGTCACCCGGGCGTCCAGCGGGCTGACCGACGAATCGTTGGTGCCGTTGCTGGGCCGGATCAACGCCGAATTGGCGGTCTACACCGGGTTGGTGGAGATCGCGCGGACCAACAACCGGGCGGGTAACCCGGTGGGGTCGTCATACCTGTCGGAGGCCTCCGGGCTGATGCAGTCGACGATCCTGCCCGACGCGCAGCGGCTCTACCAGGCCACCTCCGCCCGGGTGGACACCGAGACCACGGCCTCCACCCAGATCCCGGCTCCGGTGATCCTCGTCGTCGCCACCACCGTCGTCTTCGGCGCGTTCGCGCACCGCTGGCTCGCCCAACGGACCCGACGACGCATCAACCCCGGTCTGGTCGTGGGCGCGCTGGCCATCACCGTGATGGTGGTGTGGGTCGGGATCGCGTTGACCATTTCGACGACCGCAAGTCGCAGCGCCAAAGACACCGCGGCCGAGTCGCTCAAGACCATCACCAACCTGGCGATCACCGCTCAGCAGGCACGGGCCGACGAGACGCTGTCGCTGATCCGCCGCGGCGACGAGGAGGTCCGCAAGCAGTCCTTCCATCAACGCATCGCAACCATGCACCAACAACTCGACGCGTACATGTCCCGCCACGACGCCGTTGACAAACCCGACCTGCAGGGCGCCGGCCAGCTGCTGGTCCGCTGGCAGCACGCCAACGACCGGATCAACTCGTACATGTCGGTGGGCAACTATCGCGCCGCCACCCAGGTTGCGCTGGGTAAGGGCGCCGACGACGCCACCCCAGCGTTCGACCAGCTCGACGCGGCGCTGACCAAGGTGATGGAGCAGAGCCGTAACCGGCTGCGCAACGACATCCTCAACGCGCACCGCGGACTGGCCGGCGCCCAGGTGGGCGGCGTGGTGCTCAGCCTGGGTGCGGCCATCGCGGTCGCCCTCGGCCTGTGGCCGCGGCTGAAAGAGTATCGATGA
- a CDS encoding glutamate ABC transporter substrate-binding protein, with protein sequence MMRRRVRRWSAVLVTAIALAGCGHPEPLKTEVTPTLPRPTPVGMEEMPVQPPLPPDPTSQDCNPTASLRPFADRAEADAAVAYIRDRGRLIVGLDIGSNLFSFRDPITGEITGFDVDIAGEVARDIFGDPSHVEYRILSAAERITALQLSQVDIVVKTMTITCERRKLVNFSTVYLDANQRILAPRDSAIANVSDLSGKRVCVARGTTSLRRVREIAPPPIVVSVVNWADCLVALQQRQIDAISTDDSILAGLVEEDPYVHIVGPNMATQPYGIGINLDNTGLVRFVNGTLERIRGDGTWNALYRKWLTVLGPAPLPPQPRYVD encoded by the coding sequence ATGATGCGGCGCCGAGTGCGACGCTGGTCCGCCGTCCTGGTGACGGCGATCGCGCTCGCCGGGTGCGGGCACCCCGAGCCGCTGAAAACGGAAGTGACGCCGACGCTGCCGAGGCCCACCCCGGTCGGTATGGAGGAAATGCCGGTGCAGCCCCCGCTGCCGCCGGACCCGACCAGCCAGGACTGCAACCCGACGGCCAGCCTGCGCCCGTTCGCCGACAGGGCCGAAGCCGATGCCGCGGTGGCATACATCCGCGACCGCGGCCGGCTCATCGTCGGGCTCGACATCGGCAGCAACCTGTTCAGCTTCCGCGACCCGATCACTGGGGAGATCACCGGCTTCGACGTCGACATCGCCGGCGAGGTGGCGCGCGACATCTTCGGCGACCCGTCGCACGTCGAGTACCGGATCTTGTCGGCCGCCGAACGCATCACCGCGCTGCAGCTGTCACAGGTTGACATCGTGGTCAAGACCATGACCATCACCTGCGAGCGCCGCAAGCTGGTGAACTTCTCCACCGTGTATCTGGACGCCAACCAGCGCATCCTCGCTCCGCGTGACTCGGCGATCGCCAACGTGTCCGACCTGTCCGGCAAGCGAGTCTGCGTGGCGCGGGGCACCACGTCGCTGCGTCGGGTCCGCGAGATCGCGCCGCCGCCGATAGTCGTGTCGGTGGTGAACTGGGCCGACTGCCTGGTCGCGCTGCAGCAGCGTCAGATCGACGCCATCAGCACCGACGACTCCATCCTGGCCGGGCTGGTGGAGGAGGACCCCTACGTACACATCGTGGGGCCGAACATGGCCACCCAGCCGTACGGCATCGGGATCAACCTGGACAACACCGGGCTGGTGAGGTTCGTCAACGGCACACTGGAACGCATCCGCGGCGACGGCACCTGGAACGCGTTGTACCGCAAGTGGTTGACGGTTCTGGGCCCGGCGCCCCTCCCGCCCCAGCCGAGGTACGTGGACTGA
- a CDS encoding serine/threonine-protein kinase PknG: protein MGKPTPKASQAECSGPEDGPGTQPAEAQTTTAATNRAEATQAVFRPDFEDDEFPFVSIGTKGGEPPEALTTATRVLQPVRRLAGGLVEIPRVPDIDPLQALMTDPVVPESKRFCWNCGRPVGRSGSEAAATSEGWCPYCGSPYSFLPQLSPGDVIAGQYEVKGCIAHGGLGWVYLALDHNVNDRPVVLKGLVHSGDAEAQAIAMAERQFLAEVVHPAIVQIFNFVEHTDRHGDPVGYIVMEYVGGKSLKRGRKNGKAEKLPVAEAIAYLLEILPALGYLHSMGLVYNDLKPENIMLTEEQLKLIDLGAVSRINSFGYLYGTPGFQAPEIVRTGPTVATDIYTVGRTLAALTLNLPTRDGRYVDGLPDDDPVLTTYDSYGRLLRRATDPDPRRRFTSAEEMSGQLLGVLREVVAQDTGVPRPGLSTIFSPSRSTFGVDLLVAHTDVYLDGKVHSEKLTAKEIVTALSVPLVDPTDVAAPVLQATVLSQPVQTLDSLRAARHGALDADGVDLSESIELPLMEVRALLDLGDVAKATRKLDDLAERVGWRWRLVWYRAVAELLTGDFDSATKDFTEVLDTFPGELAPKLALAATAELAGATDEHKFYQTVWRTNDGVISAAFGLARSQSAQGDRVGAVRTLDEVPPTSRHFTTARLTSAVTLLSGRSTSEITEEQIRDAARRVEALPPTEPRVLQIRALVLGGAMDWLKDNKASTNHILGFPFTDHGLRLGVEASLRSLARVAPTQRHRYTLVDMANKVRPTSTF from the coding sequence ATGGGCAAGCCCACGCCGAAAGCGTCGCAGGCCGAATGCTCGGGCCCCGAGGACGGCCCCGGCACCCAGCCGGCGGAGGCGCAGACGACGACGGCGGCGACCAACCGGGCCGAGGCCACCCAGGCGGTCTTCCGCCCCGATTTCGAGGACGACGAGTTCCCGTTTGTCTCCATAGGCACCAAGGGTGGCGAGCCGCCAGAGGCGCTGACGACCGCTACCCGAGTGCTGCAGCCGGTCCGACGGCTGGCTGGCGGTTTGGTGGAGATCCCGCGGGTGCCGGACATCGATCCGCTGCAAGCCCTGATGACCGACCCGGTGGTTCCGGAGTCCAAGCGGTTCTGCTGGAACTGTGGACGACCGGTCGGCCGGTCCGGGTCGGAAGCGGCGGCGACCTCGGAGGGCTGGTGCCCCTACTGCGGCAGTCCCTACTCGTTCCTGCCGCAGCTGAGTCCCGGTGACGTCATCGCCGGCCAGTACGAGGTCAAGGGCTGCATCGCGCACGGCGGGCTGGGCTGGGTCTACCTCGCCCTGGACCACAACGTCAACGACCGCCCGGTGGTGCTCAAGGGCCTGGTGCACTCCGGTGACGCCGAGGCGCAGGCGATCGCGATGGCCGAACGGCAATTTCTGGCCGAGGTGGTGCACCCGGCGATCGTGCAGATCTTCAACTTTGTCGAGCACACCGACCGGCACGGGGATCCGGTCGGCTACATCGTGATGGAGTACGTCGGCGGGAAATCGCTCAAACGGGGCCGCAAAAACGGGAAAGCCGAAAAACTGCCGGTCGCGGAGGCGATCGCCTACCTGCTGGAAATCCTGCCCGCGCTGGGCTACCTGCACTCGATGGGCCTGGTCTACAACGACCTGAAGCCGGAGAACATCATGCTCACCGAGGAGCAGCTCAAGCTGATCGACCTGGGTGCGGTGTCGCGGATCAACTCGTTCGGCTACCTCTACGGCACCCCCGGCTTCCAGGCGCCGGAGATCGTGCGAACCGGCCCGACGGTGGCCACCGACATCTACACCGTGGGCCGCACGCTGGCGGCCCTCACCCTGAACCTGCCTACCCGCGACGGTCGCTACGTGGACGGGCTGCCCGACGACGACCCGGTGCTGACCACCTACGACTCCTACGGCCGGTTGCTACGCCGGGCGACCGACCCCGATCCCCGTCGACGGTTCACCAGCGCCGAAGAGATGTCCGGACAGCTGCTGGGGGTGTTGCGGGAAGTGGTCGCCCAGGATACCGGGGTGCCGCGGCCCGGGCTGTCCACGATTTTCAGCCCCAGCCGCTCGACGTTCGGGGTGGATCTGCTGGTGGCACACACCGACGTGTACTTGGACGGCAAGGTGCACTCGGAGAAGCTGACCGCCAAGGAGATCGTGACCGCGTTGTCGGTGCCGCTGGTCGATCCGACCGACGTGGCCGCCCCGGTGCTGCAGGCCACCGTGCTCTCGCAGCCGGTGCAGACGCTGGACTCGCTGCGCGCGGCCCGCCACGGCGCGCTCGACGCCGACGGTGTCGACCTGTCGGAGTCCATCGAGCTGCCGCTGATGGAGGTGCGCGCGCTGCTGGATCTGGGTGATGTCGCCAAGGCCACCCGCAAGCTCGACGATCTCGCCGAGCGGGTGGGATGGCGCTGGCGTTTGGTCTGGTACCGCGCCGTGGCCGAGCTGCTGACCGGTGACTTCGACTCGGCCACCAAGGATTTCACCGAGGTGTTGGACACCTTCCCCGGCGAGCTGGCGCCCAAGCTGGCGCTGGCCGCCACCGCCGAGCTGGCCGGCGCCACCGACGAGCACAAGTTCTACCAGACGGTGTGGCGCACCAACGATGGCGTGATCTCGGCGGCCTTCGGGCTGGCCAGAAGCCAGTCCGCCCAAGGCGATCGGGTCGGGGCGGTGCGGACGCTCGACGAAGTGCCGCCGACCTCCAGGCATTTCACCACCGCACGACTGACCAGTGCGGTGACCTTGCTGTCCGGCCGGTCGACCAGCGAAATCACCGAGGAGCAGATCCGTGACGCCGCCCGCCGAGTGGAGGCGCTGCCGCCCACCGAACCGCGTGTGCTACAGATCCGCGCGCTGGTGCTCGGCGGCGCGATGGACTGGCTGAAAGATAACAAGGCCAGCACCAACCACATCCTCGGTTTCCCGTTCACCGATCACGGGCTGCGGCTCGGTGTGGAGGCGTCGCTGCGTAGTTTGGCCCGGGTGGCGCCCACCCAGCGGCACCGCTACACGTTGGTGGACATGGCCAACAAGGTGCGGCCCACCAGCACGTTCTAG
- a CDS encoding acetate kinase: MNNAVLVINSGSSSLKFQLVDADSGVARAAGNVERIGEPWSAVADHEQALRRAFDMLATDGIDLQACGLVAVGHRVVHGGMEFHQPTPLDDTVIGKLERLSALAPLHNPPAVLGIRVARRLLPDVAHIAVFDTAFFHDLPPAAATYAIDRELAQTWRIRRYGFHGCSHRYVSERAAAFLGRPRDGLNQIVLHLGNGASASAIAAGRPVDTSMGLTPLEGLVMGTRSGDLDPGVIGYLWRTAKMGVDDIEAMLNQRSGVLGLAGERDFRRLRAMIESGDPAAQLAYDVFIHRLRRYLGGYLAVLGHTDVVSFTAGIGEHDPAVRRDALTGMAELGIRFDEDRNLAASDGESDGVRRISTDDSPITVLVVPTNEELVIARDCVSVLGGYRRA, from the coding sequence ATGAATAACGCCGTGCTGGTGATCAACTCCGGCTCGTCGTCGCTGAAGTTCCAGCTCGTCGACGCCGACTCCGGCGTCGCGCGGGCCGCCGGAAATGTCGAGCGGATCGGGGAGCCGTGGTCGGCGGTGGCCGACCACGAGCAGGCGCTGCGGCGCGCCTTCGACATGCTGGCCACCGACGGGATCGACCTGCAGGCCTGCGGGCTGGTCGCGGTCGGGCATCGGGTGGTCCACGGCGGCATGGAATTTCATCAGCCGACACCGCTGGACGACACGGTGATCGGCAAGCTCGAGCGGCTGTCCGCGCTGGCCCCGCTGCACAATCCGCCCGCGGTGCTGGGCATCAGGGTGGCGCGCAGACTGCTACCCGACGTCGCGCACATCGCGGTGTTCGACACCGCCTTCTTCCACGACCTGCCGCCGGCGGCGGCCACCTACGCCATCGACCGGGAGCTGGCCCAGACCTGGCGGATCCGCCGGTACGGCTTTCACGGCTGCTCGCACCGCTACGTCAGCGAGCGGGCCGCCGCGTTCCTGGGCCGGCCGCGCGATGGCCTGAATCAGATTGTGCTGCATCTGGGTAACGGCGCGTCGGCGTCGGCGATCGCCGCCGGCCGGCCGGTCGACACGTCGATGGGCCTGACCCCGCTGGAGGGTTTGGTGATGGGGACCCGCAGCGGCGACCTGGACCCGGGCGTCATCGGCTACCTGTGGCGCACCGCCAAGATGGGCGTGGACGATATCGAGGCGATGCTCAATCAACGGTCCGGGGTGTTGGGCCTGGCCGGCGAGCGTGACTTCCGGCGGCTTCGCGCGATGATCGAATCAGGCGACCCAGCAGCGCAATTGGCCTACGACGTGTTCATTCACCGGTTGCGCAGGTACCTCGGCGGCTACCTGGCCGTGTTGGGCCACACCGACGTGGTGAGCTTCACCGCGGGGATCGGCGAACACGACCCGGCGGTGCGCCGGGACGCGTTGACCGGGATGGCCGAACTGGGAATCCGGTTCGACGAGGACCGGAACCTCGCCGCGTCCGACGGCGAGTCCGACGGCGTGCGCCGGATTTCCACGGACGACTCACCGATCACCGTGCTGGTGGTGCCGACCAACGAGGAACTGGTCATCGCCCGCGACTGCGTGAGTGTGCTGGGTGGGTATCGTCGAGCGTGA